The Erythrobacter aurantius genome includes a window with the following:
- a CDS encoding MlaD family protein, whose protein sequence is METRANHLWVGAVTLALLVALAAFIVWIARLGQGAHNEYDIFYAQSVSGLANGSQVAYAGVPVGQVVDIALSEENPEFVRVRIRVKDGVPILIGTTATIQASFTGVSTILLDGARGGAPAITCETTACPEGAPVIPPKDGGINALLNNAPLLLERLATLTENLNILLGPDNQAQLAGILENSNRLTRELADAAPRLETTFAELEVALKEAGEALDAFEKATQSTDRLINEEGPQLAEELRGTLRSANEAAAALAATLEDTRPAARQLRESTLPAAEATLQDLRSTSRSLRSITERLEAEGAGSLLNGQSLPDYKP, encoded by the coding sequence ATGGAGACAAGAGCCAATCACCTCTGGGTAGGCGCGGTCACGCTGGCACTGCTGGTGGCGCTTGCGGCGTTTATTGTCTGGATCGCTCGTCTGGGGCAGGGCGCGCACAACGAATACGATATCTTTTATGCGCAATCGGTCTCCGGCCTCGCCAATGGCAGCCAGGTTGCCTACGCCGGGGTGCCGGTGGGGCAGGTGGTGGACATCGCCCTGTCCGAGGAGAACCCCGAATTTGTGCGCGTGCGCATCCGGGTGAAGGACGGCGTGCCGATCCTGATCGGGACGACGGCGACAATCCAGGCCAGCTTTACCGGCGTTTCCACCATCCTGCTTGACGGCGCGCGCGGTGGTGCGCCCGCGATCACTTGTGAAACGACGGCCTGCCCCGAAGGCGCGCCGGTGATCCCGCCCAAGGATGGCGGCATCAACGCGCTGCTCAACAACGCGCCGCTGCTGCTGGAGCGGCTGGCGACGCTGACCGAAAACCTCAACATCCTGCTGGGGCCGGACAATCAGGCGCAGCTTGCGGGAATTCTCGAAAATTCGAACCGGCTGACGCGTGAGCTTGCCGATGCGGCGCCGCGCCTCGAAACCACTTTTGCCGAGCTTGAAGTGGCACTGAAGGAAGCCGGGGAAGCGCTGGACGCCTTTGAAAAGGCAACCCAGTCGACCGACAGGCTGATCAACGAGGAAGGGCCGCAACTGGCCGAGGAACTGCGCGGCACGCTGCGCAGCGCGAATGAAGCGGCAGCCGCGCTTGCCGCGACGCTGGAGGACACACGCCCTGCCGCGCGGCAATTGCGCGAATCGACGCTGCCTGCGGCCGAGGCGACCTTGCAGGACCTGCGCTCCACCAGCCGAAGCCTGCGATCCATTACAGAAAGGCTCGAAGCCGAAGGGGCCGGGTCGCTGCTTAACGGGCAGTCGCTGCCGGATTACAAGCCATGA
- a CDS encoding ABC-type transport auxiliary lipoprotein family protein, which yields MNTASQRRLLAGISAAFALTLSGCISLGQEPPESLLTLSSTASAPAGSGAQAGGEDSEGAIAVLTPEVPAKLDVLRVPVNVSETEVAYLQEAFWIEKPARLFRRLIGETLRTRVAALVLDNDDTPARADTFVRGTLLDMTYDAPTSSVVVRFEAIRTNADGKVVSRRFEAREQGVQPEAGSVGPALNRVANTVAGEVADWVVDAG from the coding sequence ATGAACACCGCGTCACAGCGCCGCTTGCTGGCGGGCATTTCCGCCGCCTTTGCCCTGACCCTGTCCGGCTGCATCAGCCTTGGGCAGGAACCGCCCGAAAGCCTGCTCACGCTGTCGTCGACCGCGAGCGCGCCCGCCGGATCGGGTGCGCAGGCTGGCGGAGAGGACAGCGAAGGCGCGATTGCCGTGCTGACTCCGGAAGTCCCGGCAAAGCTCGATGTTCTGCGCGTTCCGGTGAATGTGTCGGAAACCGAAGTCGCCTATCTGCAAGAGGCGTTCTGGATCGAAAAGCCTGCACGTCTCTTCCGCCGGTTGATCGGGGAAACGCTGCGCACTCGCGTGGCGGCGCTGGTGCTGGACAATGACGATACTCCGGCGCGCGCCGATACCTTTGTGCGCGGGACGTTGCTCGACATGACTTACGATGCGCCGACTTCGTCGGTGGTGGTACGCTTCGAAGCGATCCGAACGAATGCCGATGGCAAGGTCGTCTCGCGCCGGTTCGAAGCGCGTGAACAGGGCGTGCAGCCCGAAGCGGGATCGGTCGGCCCGGCGCTCAACCGGGTGGCGAACACCGTCGCGGGCGAAGTTGCCGACTGGGTGGTTGACGCGGGATAG
- a CDS encoding ATP12 family chaperone protein, translated as MKRFYKEVAAAPVDGGWQVTLDGRGIKTVKGAPQIVPSEALALAMAAEWDAQGEKIDPSSFVFRDMVDYAIDVVAPDPAALVEKVSTYGDTDTLLYRADPDEPLFARQQEIWEPIVTTFEQRHGIELVRVSGIVHRPQSDAALPRLRERLGEQTSFALAATEAMTSLAASLVIGLSALDTSQEDAALTLWQAACLEEEWQADLWGRDYEAEERRAKRQADFLNAWRMARLATA; from the coding sequence ATGAAGCGCTTTTACAAGGAAGTTGCCGCTGCCCCAGTGGATGGCGGATGGCAGGTCACGCTTGACGGACGCGGGATCAAGACGGTCAAAGGTGCGCCGCAGATCGTGCCGAGCGAGGCGCTGGCGCTCGCAATGGCGGCAGAGTGGGACGCGCAAGGCGAAAAGATCGACCCCTCCAGCTTCGTTTTCCGGGACATGGTGGATTACGCCATCGATGTCGTCGCGCCCGATCCGGCGGCGCTGGTCGAAAAGGTTTCGACCTATGGCGATACCGACACGCTGCTGTACCGCGCCGACCCGGACGAGCCGCTGTTCGCGCGCCAGCAGGAAATCTGGGAGCCGATCGTCACCACATTTGAGCAGCGCCACGGGATCGAACTGGTGCGGGTCAGCGGCATTGTCCACCGTCCGCAATCCGATGCCGCGCTGCCGCGGCTGCGAGAACGGCTGGGCGAACAGACATCCTTCGCGCTGGCTGCGACCGAAGCCATGACGAGCCTTGCCGCTTCGCTGGTGATCGGGCTTTCGGCGCTCGACACCTCGCAGGAGGATGCGGCGCTCACGCTGTGGCAGGCCGCCTGTCTCGAAGAGGAATGGCAGGCGGATCTCTGGGGCCGCGATTACGAGGCGGAAGAACGCCGCGCAAAGCGGCAGGCCGATTTCCTCAACGCGTGGCGGATGGCTCGGCTGGCAACGGCCTGA
- a CDS encoding HAD-IA family hydrolase translates to MTQRLAVFDCDGTLVDGQADVLWAMARAFERAQMPTPDPAKVRRLVGLSLPVAIRELAPDAEPATQRDLTEFYKSSFRARREEGLLDEPLYDGIADLLRALHADGWSLAVATGKSDRGLTACLAGHGLTDLFVSLQTADRHPSKPHPAMLEAALFEAGAQPEDTVMIGDTSFDMQMARAARVRAVGVAWGYHSPAELLASGADIVARSVAHLATELGAMQ, encoded by the coding sequence GTGACCCAGCGCCTTGCTGTGTTCGATTGCGACGGCACTCTGGTTGACGGGCAGGCCGATGTGCTGTGGGCGATGGCCCGCGCATTCGAGCGCGCGCAGATGCCCACGCCCGATCCGGCCAAGGTCCGCAGGCTGGTCGGGCTGAGTCTGCCGGTCGCGATCCGCGAGCTGGCCCCCGATGCGGAGCCCGCAACGCAGCGCGACCTTACCGAATTCTACAAATCCAGCTTTCGCGCCCGGCGCGAGGAAGGGTTGCTGGACGAACCGCTTTACGACGGGATCGCGGATTTGCTCCGCGCCCTGCATGCCGATGGCTGGAGCCTGGCGGTTGCCACCGGCAAATCGGATCGCGGCCTGACCGCCTGCCTCGCCGGGCACGGCCTTACCGATCTGTTCGTCTCGCTCCAGACGGCCGACCGCCACCCGTCGAAACCGCATCCCGCCATGCTGGAGGCCGCGCTGTTCGAAGCGGGTGCGCAGCCCGAAGACACGGTGATGATCGGCGATACCAGCTTCGACATGCAGATGGCCCGTGCGGCGCGGGTGCGCGCGGTGGGCGTGGCATGGGGCTATCACTCCCCGGCCGAACTGCTGGCGAGCGGAGCTGACATCGTGGCACGCAGCGTCGCACATCTCGCGACGGAATTGGGAGCGATGCAGTGA
- a CDS encoding RluA family pseudouridine synthase gives MTDTSTEVRQFTIGEDDDGVRVDRWFKRNLPQIGFATISRWARTGQVRVDGKRVKPEDRLQAGQVLRVPPGGEVSGKPQRPRRALSPEQIAEARAMVIRETPSAIVLNKPPGLATQGGSKTNKHVDGLLDAFVEDEGTPRPRLVHRLDKDTSGVLLVAKTPGSAASYSKRFAGRSARKVYWALVVGVPEVREGTIDAPLAKQPGTGGEKMHVDEENGAAAKTRYRVVERAGQKAAWVELEPLTGRTHQLRVHMAAIGHPIVGDGKYGGQDAFLTGTISRKMHLHARRLIIATPESKGSSSTGGGKLDVTADLPEHFAASMEALGFDPALSDAAPIRDEAPERTPAEKKLAARRHFKQARKEARAPRRARGAANSAKKQAKGKPKGRKK, from the coding sequence ATGACCGATACGAGCACCGAAGTCCGCCAGTTCACCATTGGCGAAGACGATGACGGCGTGCGGGTGGACCGCTGGTTCAAACGCAATCTGCCGCAGATCGGGTTCGCCACGATCTCGCGCTGGGCGCGCACCGGACAGGTGCGGGTTGATGGCAAAAGGGTGAAGCCCGAGGACCGATTGCAGGCAGGCCAGGTGCTGCGCGTACCGCCAGGTGGTGAAGTGTCGGGCAAGCCGCAACGCCCCCGCCGCGCGCTTTCGCCCGAACAGATCGCCGAAGCGCGCGCGATGGTGATCCGTGAAACACCCAGTGCGATCGTGCTCAACAAACCGCCGGGCCTCGCGACACAAGGCGGCAGCAAGACCAACAAGCATGTCGACGGGCTGCTTGATGCCTTTGTCGAGGATGAAGGCACACCCCGCCCGCGTCTCGTCCACCGGCTCGACAAGGATACGTCGGGCGTTTTGCTGGTGGCGAAAACGCCGGGCAGCGCAGCGAGTTATTCCAAGCGTTTCGCCGGGCGCAGCGCGCGCAAGGTGTATTGGGCGCTGGTCGTCGGCGTGCCCGAAGTGCGCGAAGGGACGATTGATGCCCCGCTCGCCAAGCAACCGGGCACCGGCGGCGAGAAAATGCATGTCGACGAAGAAAACGGCGCGGCTGCGAAAACGCGGTATCGCGTGGTCGAACGCGCCGGGCAGAAGGCCGCATGGGTCGAGCTGGAGCCGCTGACGGGCCGCACCCACCAGCTGCGCGTCCATATGGCCGCGATAGGCCATCCGATCGTCGGCGACGGAAAGTACGGCGGGCAGGACGCTTTCCTGACCGGCACGATCAGCCGCAAGATGCACCTCCACGCGCGCCGCCTGATCATCGCCACGCCCGAAAGCAAGGGAAGCAGCTCAACCGGGGGGGGCAAGCTGGACGTGACCGCCGATTTGCCGGAGCATTTCGCCGCAAGCATGGAAGCTCTGGGTTTTGACCCGGCGCTGTCCGATGCTGCGCCGATCCGCGACGAAGCGCCCGAACGCACTCCGGCGGAAAAGAAGCTGGCCGCGCGTCGCCACTTCAAACAAGCGCGCAAGGAAGCCCGCGCCCCGCGTCGCGCACGCGGAGCCGCGAACAGCGCGAAGAAACAGGCGAAAGGCAAGCCCAAGGGGCGCAAGAAGTGA
- the crcB gene encoding fluoride efflux transporter CrcB produces the protein MSAASLPPLIASLYVASGAAVGGLARYHIGRGINYTFVQGSTFPWATLVINVVGSLLMGVLLGWLARSSGAPQFKESMQLLIGVGLLGGFTTFSAFSAEMVTMIYRGQMLASVLYGSASVIAGMIAFVIALIAVQGLQ, from the coding sequence ATGTCCGCTGCAAGCCTGCCCCCACTCATCGCCTCGCTTTATGTCGCCTCCGGTGCCGCCGTGGGCGGACTGGCGCGTTATCACATCGGCCGCGGGATCAATTACACCTTTGTGCAAGGCTCCACCTTCCCGTGGGCCACTCTGGTCATCAATGTTGTCGGCAGCCTGCTGATGGGCGTACTGCTGGGCTGGCTGGCGCGATCATCGGGCGCGCCGCAGTTCAAGGAAAGCATGCAATTGCTCATCGGGGTCGGATTGCTGGGCGGCTTCACCACCTTCAGCGCTTTCAGCGCTGAAATGGTGACGATGATCTATCGCGGGCAGATGCTCGCCAGCGTGCTGTATGGCTCGGCCTCGGTGATCGCCGGGATGATTGCCTTCGTGATCGCGCTGATCGCGGTGCAGGGCCTGCAATGA
- the rpsU gene encoding 30S ribosomal protein S21, translated as MQIIVRDNNVDQALRALKKKLQREGVYREMKLRRHYEKPSEKRAREKAAAVRRARKLERKRMERDGIK; from the coding sequence ATGCAAATCATCGTTCGCGATAACAATGTCGATCAGGCTCTCCGCGCTCTCAAGAAGAAGCTGCAGCGCGAAGGCGTTTATCGCGAAATGAAGCTGCGTCGTCACTACGAAAAGCCCAGCGAAAAGCGCGCCCGTGAAAAGGCTGCAGCCGTTCGCCGCGCTCGCAAGCTTGAGCGCAAGCGGATGGAGCGTGACGGCATCAAGTAA
- a CDS encoding FKBP-type peptidyl-prolyl cis-trans isomerase gives MTEVTRVPIQPVAKGSLTKIWLGVIIAILLGAGLAWAAVPKGFSVDTLVAGEGPNPQEGDMVFVRYKGMLASTGEVFDESQDIPLPVQGVFPEGSPFPVEKDATIEGFYLGLQQMQKGGKYELYIPAEMAYGDAPPPGAPIPPGADLKFEVEVVDFMTREMFDRNLSILQRAMQSQMGAGGPEGPGPEAAPAN, from the coding sequence ATGACCGAAGTCACCCGCGTTCCGATCCAGCCCGTTGCCAAGGGCTCGCTTACCAAGATCTGGCTGGGCGTAATCATCGCCATCCTGCTCGGCGCAGGGCTCGCATGGGCTGCCGTACCCAAGGGTTTCAGCGTCGATACGCTGGTGGCTGGCGAAGGCCCCAACCCGCAGGAAGGCGACATGGTTTTCGTACGGTACAAGGGGATGCTGGCATCCACCGGCGAAGTCTTCGACGAATCGCAGGACATCCCGCTGCCGGTTCAGGGTGTCTTCCCCGAAGGCAGCCCGTTCCCGGTCGAAAAGGACGCGACCATCGAAGGGTTCTACCTCGGCCTCCAGCAGATGCAGAAGGGCGGCAAGTACGAACTCTATATCCCGGCGGAAATGGCCTATGGCGACGCGCCGCCTCCGGGTGCGCCGATCCCTCCGGGTGCCGACCTCAAATTCGAAGTCGAAGTGGTCGATTTCATGACCCGCGAGATGTTCGATCGCAATTTGTCGATCCTGCAGCGCGCAATGCAAAGCCAGATGGGCGCAGGCGGACCGGAAGGCCCCGGGCCTGAAGCGGCTCCGGCCAACTGA
- a CDS encoding DUF4153 domain-containing protein, producing MTDERSAVDDDDSLNEWPSRPWALALMLGLAAMLVHFASDGGEQVPWRMAITAALVFGPLACAVTLSPERWKSSTLFAGGVALVMAGIAWRATSAGDRYADEGFWVAAGLLAVTLSVPLFQAGFHRHRWATSYKATHFHVWTDAITAAGALAFVGLSWALIAILAELFSAIRIELLKDLIEEEIFGWVYSGVTFGAALGVLRNQLKIIGTLQNVVLLVLSILALPLAVALVLFLLAVALSGLDVLWEATRSATPLLLAIAVGCFVLANSVVRDDDEHASHSRVLRVAGFVLALGILPLSVMAALSMGTRIAQHGLSPERLWAIVSIAVAVAYGVAYFVSAIRGWRTLLEGGWREHLRQSNLHLAMLTCGIALVLAMPIFNFGAISAKNQIARLDSGAVSVEDFDFNALRWDFGDAGRDALADLAAREGEVAKLAAEAQAMESRGFGPLLPEQRDAIAGVDLSGFDEAAATAIRARLEEDAWLCQYGCRVANLREDANGVLAVVLNTKERGGSMRLLRVEPNAQRAIVLDVVQGELGRSVAREVPEFDGDATVELRPFTGQQVYIDGKPVGDPFK from the coding sequence ATGACGGACGAACGCTCAGCGGTTGATGATGATGACAGCCTGAACGAATGGCCTTCGCGGCCGTGGGCGCTCGCGCTGATGCTCGGGCTGGCGGCGATGCTCGTCCATTTTGCCAGCGATGGCGGCGAGCAGGTGCCGTGGCGCATGGCGATTACCGCGGCCCTGGTGTTCGGGCCGCTCGCCTGCGCTGTCACGCTATCGCCCGAACGCTGGAAATCATCCACGCTGTTTGCGGGCGGGGTCGCGCTGGTCATGGCCGGAATAGCGTGGCGCGCGACGAGCGCGGGTGATCGCTATGCCGATGAAGGTTTCTGGGTCGCCGCCGGTCTGCTGGCGGTGACGCTTTCCGTCCCGCTGTTCCAGGCGGGTTTCCACCGGCATCGCTGGGCGACCAGTTACAAGGCGACCCATTTCCACGTCTGGACCGATGCAATCACCGCCGCCGGGGCGCTCGCCTTTGTCGGGCTTTCATGGGCGCTGATCGCGATCCTCGCCGAATTGTTCAGCGCGATCCGGATCGAGCTACTGAAAGACCTGATCGAAGAGGAAATCTTCGGCTGGGTCTATTCCGGCGTCACTTTCGGCGCGGCGCTGGGTGTGCTGCGCAACCAGTTGAAGATCATCGGCACATTGCAGAATGTCGTGCTGCTGGTGCTGTCGATCCTTGCCCTGCCGCTGGCTGTCGCGTTGGTGCTGTTCCTGCTGGCGGTCGCGCTGTCGGGCCTCGACGTACTGTGGGAGGCAACGCGCAGTGCCACGCCCCTGTTGCTCGCCATTGCGGTCGGCTGTTTCGTGCTCGCCAATTCGGTGGTGCGCGATGATGACGAACATGCCAGCCATTCACGGGTTCTGCGGGTCGCGGGCTTCGTGTTGGCGCTGGGCATTTTGCCGCTGTCGGTGATGGCCGCGCTGTCGATGGGCACGCGGATCGCGCAGCATGGCCTCAGCCCGGAACGCCTCTGGGCAATTGTCTCGATCGCGGTCGCGGTGGCTTATGGTGTTGCCTATTTCGTCTCCGCCATTCGCGGCTGGCGCACGCTGCTGGAGGGGGGATGGCGCGAGCATTTGCGTCAGTCGAACCTGCATCTGGCGATGCTGACCTGCGGGATCGCGCTGGTGCTGGCGATGCCGATTTTCAATTTCGGCGCGATTTCCGCGAAGAACCAGATCGCCCGGCTCGATTCCGGTGCGGTAAGTGTGGAGGATTTCGATTTCAACGCGCTGCGCTGGGATTTCGGCGATGCCGGACGCGATGCATTGGCCGATCTCGCCGCGCGCGAAGGCGAGGTGGCAAAGCTCGCTGCAGAGGCGCAGGCGATGGAAAGTCGCGGTTTCGGCCCCTTGCTGCCCGAACAGCGCGACGCAATTGCCGGGGTGGATCTTTCCGGCTTTGACGAGGCTGCGGCTACGGCAATCAGGGCGCGGCTCGAAGAGGATGCCTGGCTGTGCCAGTATGGCTGCCGCGTAGCGAATTTGCGCGAGGATGCGAACGGGGTGCTCGCGGTGGTGCTGAACACAAAAGAGCGTGGCGGCTCCATGCGCCTGCTCCGGGTTGAACCGAATGCCCAAAGGGCGATTGTGCTGGACGTGGTACAGGGCGAACTTGGGCGGTCAGTGGCGCGCGAAGTGCCCGAATTCGACGGCGACGCAACCGTTGAATTGCGCCCCTTCACCGGGCAACAGGTCTATATCGACGGCAAACCTGTCGGCGATCCTTTCAAATAG
- the gatC gene encoding Asp-tRNA(Asn)/Glu-tRNA(Gln) amidotransferase subunit GatC, producing MSVSKQDVAKIASLARIKTSDEELERMVPELNGILAWVEQLGEVDVTGIEPMSAVIPNTLRLRDDVVDADPLTGGGKRDDVLANAPAAEHGFFGVPKVIE from the coding sequence ATGTCAGTATCCAAACAAGATGTTGCCAAGATCGCGTCGCTGGCGCGGATCAAGACGAGCGACGAAGAACTCGAACGCATGGTGCCCGAATTGAACGGCATCCTCGCATGGGTTGAGCAATTGGGCGAAGTCGACGTGACCGGCATTGAGCCGATGTCCGCCGTCATCCCCAACACGCTGCGCCTGCGCGATGACGTGGTTGACGCCGATCCGCTGACGGGCGGTGGCAAGCGCGACGATGTGCTTGCCAATGCTCCGGCTGCGGAACACGGATTTTTCGGCGTGCCGAAGGTGATCGAATAA
- the gatA gene encoding Asp-tRNA(Asn)/Glu-tRNA(Gln) amidotransferase subunit GatA translates to MTDFTSLGVKAIRDGVRAGDFTAREVAESFNAAVAQAAALNAFIVTTPDHALAAADAVDAKRAAGEELGAMAGVPIGMKDLFATRGVQTSAASHILEGFKPEYESTVSQNLWNAGAGMLGKLNLDQFAMGSSNETSYFGNVTSPWKKAGSNAAMSPGGSSGGSSAAVAARIAPAATGTDTGGSIRQPAAFTGICGIKPTYGRCSRWGVVAFASSLDQAGPMARSVEDCAIMLGAMAGFDPKDATSLKMDVPDWEAALSSDLKGKRVGIPKEYRMEGTDAGVIASWEQGMAWLKDAGAEIVDVSLPHSKYALPAYYIIAPAEASSNLARYDGVRYGLRDLPDGAGLQDMYAATRAAGFGDEVKRRILIGTYVLSAGFYDAYYNQAQKVRALVARDYENAWADCDLILAPTTPTASFPLGENVDDPLAMYLNDVYAVPASLAGLPAMSVPAGLNPDGLPLGLQLVGKPFDEQTVLDAGLAIQERAGFTHAPEKWW, encoded by the coding sequence ATGACCGACTTTACCTCTCTGGGTGTCAAAGCCATCCGCGACGGCGTGCGCGCCGGCGATTTCACCGCGCGCGAAGTGGCGGAAAGCTTCAACGCCGCCGTGGCGCAGGCCGCCGCGCTCAACGCCTTCATCGTCACCACCCCCGATCACGCGCTGGCCGCTGCCGATGCCGTCGATGCCAAGCGCGCCGCCGGTGAGGAACTGGGCGCGATGGCGGGCGTGCCGATCGGGATGAAGGACCTGTTCGCAACGCGCGGGGTGCAGACCAGCGCGGCGAGCCACATCCTCGAAGGGTTCAAACCCGAATACGAAAGCACCGTGTCGCAGAACCTGTGGAACGCGGGCGCGGGGATGCTGGGCAAGCTGAACCTCGATCAGTTCGCGATGGGATCGTCGAACGAAACCTCCTATTTCGGCAATGTCACCTCGCCCTGGAAAAAGGCCGGCAGCAACGCCGCCATGTCGCCCGGTGGATCATCGGGCGGTTCCTCGGCTGCGGTGGCCGCGCGCATCGCTCCGGCAGCGACGGGCACTGACACCGGGGGCTCGATCCGCCAGCCCGCCGCCTTCACCGGCATTTGCGGGATCAAGCCGACCTATGGCCGGTGTTCGCGCTGGGGCGTTGTCGCCTTCGCCTCCAGCCTCGATCAGGCAGGCCCGATGGCCCGCAGCGTCGAAGACTGCGCGATCATGCTCGGCGCGATGGCGGGTTTCGATCCGAAGGATGCGACCAGCCTCAAGATGGACGTCCCCGACTGGGAAGCCGCGCTGTCGAGCGACCTCAAGGGTAAGCGTGTCGGCATTCCCAAGGAATACCGCATGGAAGGCACCGACGCGGGCGTTATCGCTTCGTGGGAACAGGGCATGGCGTGGCTGAAGGATGCGGGCGCCGAAATCGTCGACGTCTCCTTGCCGCACTCCAAATACGCGCTGCCCGCCTATTACATCATCGCCCCGGCAGAGGCTTCGTCCAACCTCGCGCGCTATGACGGCGTGCGCTATGGCCTGCGCGACCTGCCCGATGGTGCGGGCCTTCAGGACATGTATGCCGCCACCCGCGCCGCCGGTTTCGGTGACGAGGTGAAGCGCCGCATCCTGATTGGCACCTATGTGCTGTCGGCGGGCTTTTATGACGCCTATTACAATCAGGCGCAGAAAGTGCGCGCGCTCGTCGCCCGCGATTACGAAAACGCATGGGCTGATTGTGACCTGATCCTTGCGCCGACCACGCCGACCGCCAGCTTCCCGCTGGGCGAGAACGTGGACGATCCGCTGGCGATGTATCTGAACGACGTTTACGCCGTTCCCGCGAGCCTCGCTGGCCTTCCCGCGATGAGCGTGCCTGCCGGGCTGAACCCCGACGGCCTGCCGCTGGGGCTGCAACTGGTGGGCAAGCCGTTTGACGAACAGACCGTGCTCGATGCGGGCCTTGCCATTCAGGAACGCGCCGGGTTCACCCATGCGCCGGAGAAGTGGTGGTAA
- the gatB gene encoding Asp-tRNA(Asn)/Glu-tRNA(Gln) amidotransferase subunit GatB: MSNYRIQGATGEWEVVIGLEVHAQVTSNAKLFSGASTAFGAEPNSQVSLVDAAMPGMLPVPNRECIRQAVRTGMAIEAQINKWSRFDRKNYFYADLPQGYQISQLYHPLVGEGQLLIEADEKSGIPEDKVIGIERIHVEQDAGKLMHDQHPTMSYVDLNRSGVALMEIVSRPDMRSPAEAGAYVRKLRSILRYVGSCDGNMEEGSMRADVNVSVRRPGEEFGTRTETKNVNSVRFVMQVIEYEANRQVDVLESGGTVDQETRLFDPGTGTTRTMRSKEDAHDYRYFPDPDLLPLVLEDDFLEECRASLPELPDAKRTRYEQELGLTPYNARELTAEVETFARFETLLAATAKAIGKAETAVATQVANWALSVAPGVIKQARENYGEEADPARATAESQAAILAMQDKGEISGGQAKEIFELVLRTGREPGEIADAEGLKQVSDTGAIEAAIDAIIAANADKVEEYRGGKDKLFGFFVGQTMKAMQGKANPAVVNQLLKDKLG; encoded by the coding sequence ATGAGTAACTACCGCATTCAGGGCGCAACGGGTGAATGGGAGGTCGTGATCGGCCTTGAAGTCCACGCGCAGGTGACCTCCAATGCCAAGCTCTTTTCAGGCGCCTCCACCGCCTTTGGTGCGGAGCCGAACTCTCAGGTCAGCCTCGTCGATGCGGCTATGCCCGGGATGCTGCCCGTGCCCAATCGTGAATGCATCCGTCAGGCGGTGCGCACCGGCATGGCTATCGAAGCACAGATCAACAAATGGAGCCGTTTCGACCGCAAGAACTACTTCTACGCCGATTTGCCGCAGGGGTACCAGATCAGCCAGCTTTACCACCCGCTGGTGGGCGAAGGGCAGTTGCTGATCGAGGCGGACGAAAAATCCGGAATTCCCGAAGACAAGGTGATCGGCATCGAACGCATCCATGTCGAACAGGACGCGGGCAAGCTGATGCACGATCAGCACCCCACCATGTCCTATGTCGATTTGAACCGTTCGGGCGTCGCGCTGATGGAAATCGTCAGCCGTCCGGACATGCGCTCTCCCGCAGAGGCGGGGGCCTATGTCCGCAAGCTGCGCTCGATCCTGCGCTATGTCGGTTCGTGCGACGGGAACATGGAAGAAGGATCGATGCGCGCCGACGTGAACGTGTCGGTGCGCCGTCCGGGCGAGGAATTCGGCACGCGGACCGAAACGAAGAACGTCAATTCGGTGCGCTTCGTCATGCAGGTTATCGAATACGAGGCGAACCGTCAGGTGGACGTGCTGGAAAGTGGCGGCACCGTCGATCAGGAAACGCGCCTGTTCGATCCGGGCACCGGCACCACGCGGACGATGCGCAGCAAGGAAGACGCGCATGATTACCGCTACTTCCCCGATCCCGATCTGCTGCCGCTGGTGCTGGAGGATGATTTCCTCGAGGAATGCCGCGCCAGCCTGCCCGAACTGCCCGATGCCAAGCGCACAAGGTATGAGCAGGAGCTGGGCCTCACGCCTTACAATGCGCGCGAACTGACGGCGGAGGTTGAGACTTTCGCCAGGTTCGAAACGCTGCTGGCCGCGACGGCCAAGGCCATCGGCAAGGCTGAAACCGCTGTCGCCACGCAGGTCGCCAACTGGGCGCTGTCTGTCGCCCCCGGCGTGATCAAGCAGGCGCGCGAAAACTATGGCGAGGAAGCCGATCCCGCCCGCGCCACCGCCGAAAGCCAGGCCGCGATCCTCGCGATGCAGGACAAGGGCGAGATTTCGGGCGGTCAGGCCAAGGAAATCTTCGAACTGGTGCTGCGTACGGGCCGTGAACCGGGTGAAATCGCCGATGCCGAAGGGCTGAAGCAGGTCAGCGACACCGGCGCCATCGAAGCCGCGATCGACGCCATCATCGCCGCCAACGCCGACAAGGTCGAAGAATATCGCGGCGGCAAGGACAAGCTGTTCGGCTTCTTTGTCGGCCAGACGATGAAAGCGATGCAGGGCAAAGCCAACCCGGCGGTGGTGAACCAGCTGCTGAAGGACAAGCTGGGGTAA